AAAAGAAAGAATTTGGCCCAGCGCTAAGAAAAGCATTAAAGCATAAAACATTTTCTCTGGTTGAAATTATGGCCGATGTGGAGCTTATATAACTATGATCACAAAAAACGCTTTTCCCATTTTAGAGTACGATAGGGTTTATAAAACTAGAGATACAATTCAGTCATACGCCAAGGTTGTGGGAGCAATCAGAGCACAAATGACTCCAGAACAAAAGGAGTATTGGCATATAAGCCTAAGAGCAGCCCCACAGGGGTTTAGAACAACTCCAATATCATATGGTGACGGGGACACGTTCGAAATTGCAATTAATCTAATCTCACACAGCGCTCAAATAACAACTAGCACTGGACATAGCAGAAACATAGCGCTTACAGGACAATCGGTAGCTGAGTTCTCAAGCGATCTCTTGTCAATATTGAACACTATGAATATAAAGCCCGAGTTAGATCTTGAGAAATTTAAGGACACCTCGAAGACGGAATACGACCAGGCTGCAGCAAGTGAAATTTTTAAATCATATTCACTTGTAGACATAATTTTTAAAACATTTAAAGGAACAATAGATTCTGAGACAAGTCCAGTTCAGCTTTGGACACATCACATGGATATTGCGTTCACTACTCACCCTGGGAAAGACACTAAAAATTTGGACCAAATTGGCTTTGGTTATCTTATTGGTGATGAAGCAGTGACAGAACCGTATTTCTATATTACCGCCTACCCTGAGATCGAAGATACCTCTAATATCACACTTAAAGAACATGCATACTGGAACCCAGATGGATGGCAGGGTGTTGTACTAAAGTACAAAGATCTTATAGCTAACGGCAACCCCGCAGAGTTTCTAATAAATCACCTAGATAAAACATATGATCAAATATTAGACATTACAAAATAAGAGTAAATTAGGTGCAGAAATGTTTCACATTGAAGAGTACTTAGTAATAATTTTCACTCCAGTTTCCGAAATAATAGACCTTGTCGCCATACTGTTTATTCTCTGGGGATTTGTTAGATCTATGTACGACTACTTTGCTCTGAGGATAAAAAACAAGAGCGTAAGTACCAAAGATATCATGTCTGTGAGATGCTACTTAGGGATTTATCTTCTTTTTGGCCTTGAGATAATGATTGTTGCGGACATTATAAAGACAGTAATTCATCAAACAACCGATGAACTAATTTTTCTTGGCGGAATAGTAGTTATTAGAATTGTTCTAGCTTATTTTCTAAACAAAGAAATTGAAGATATGAAGCGTGAGCTTTAGTTTTTACATTCTCCCAAGCACTGATCATTAAAGTCTCTGCACTCAAGCATACATTTACTTCTTTTCTCACTTTTAGCGCCCCCTCCAAGATATACGCTGCAGTTGGCCTCGCAGTCTAGTTTTTTATACCTGCAGACCTCAGGGCATGGTTTGTCATCTAGAAAACCGGGTTTTAGGGTTGGTCTGGGAGTAGGATTTACACACCAGCTCTTGCAGTCATCTAGACCCTTGCTGCAGTCTTTTCTACAGGCAGCTTTTTTCTCACTCTTAGCTCCCCCGCCTGTAAACTTTGTACATTCGTTATTGCAGTCATAGGCCTTAAGCTCACATGATTTCTCACAGGGCTTATCGTGATATCGCTCAGGCTTTAAAGTAGGTTTAGGTGTAGGATTAAGACATCTTTGTTTGCATGGATCAAGGTCCTTTGCACATTCATTCGTGCATATTCTACGCTCACGACTCTTAGCTCCGCCACCAACAATCTGAGAACAAGAGAGCTCACAGTTCTTCTGACTCTCGACGCATTTCTGAGGACAACTCATTGGCTCATCCTGGGCTCCCGAGTTAATCGTGAAAACAATCAAAAGTAAGAATAAAACATAAAGTGCATGAAATTTTCGCATCTGATTTAAGAATAACCAATTATCAGATTATTGTTAGACGGGGAGACTCCGTTATAATTCAAACTATGGGTACGGAAAAACTAAGAAAAGACGCGAAAGAAATATTCGATGCTGGACTCAAAGCAGTAGACCCTATAAACGCTGTCAAAAATCATGTGCGGCGGGATGGGAATAAGCTCATTCTCCAAGACGCAGAATATCACCTTGAGAGCTTTGACAACATCTATGTTATTGGAATGGGAAAGGCTGCG
The genomic region above belongs to Thermodesulfobacteriota bacterium and contains:
- a CDS encoding DUF5996 family protein translates to MITKNAFPILEYDRVYKTRDTIQSYAKVVGAIRAQMTPEQKEYWHISLRAAPQGFRTTPISYGDGDTFEIAINLISHSAQITTSTGHSRNIALTGQSVAEFSSDLLSILNTMNIKPELDLEKFKDTSKTEYDQAAASEIFKSYSLVDIIFKTFKGTIDSETSPVQLWTHHMDIAFTTHPGKDTKNLDQIGFGYLIGDEAVTEPYFYITAYPEIEDTSNITLKEHAYWNPDGWQGVVLKYKDLIANGNPAEFLINHLDKTYDQILDITK
- a CDS encoding DUF1622 domain-containing protein is translated as MFHIEEYLVIIFTPVSEIIDLVAILFILWGFVRSMYDYFALRIKNKSVSTKDIMSVRCYLGIYLLFGLEIMIVADIIKTVIHQTTDELIFLGGIVVIRIVLAYFLNKEIEDMKREL